One Cohnella candidum genomic region harbors:
- a CDS encoding glycosyltransferase — MLTSIVIATFNKLDYTQQCISSIREYTEPGTYEIIVVDNRSTDGTVEWLQSQPDIRAILNDENFGFPKACNQGIEISTGDNILLLNNDTIVTKDWLTNLLTSLYSSPEIGAVGSVTNSCSYGQAIPVTYNSLAEMQAFAAELNVSDPSAWEERLKLIGYCMLIKKSILDEIGLLDERFTPGNYEDDDISLRIRLAGFKLLLCRDTFIHHYGSVSFRDAPPQYIQLMQNNRQKFHDKWGFDPDQGNNFRLDVCSLVEAASNDEFRVLEIGCGCGGNLLQIKHRFPHAILHATERNPAAAAVAGRIAAVTEGETEETLSSLPRNYYDWVLISESVSKWPNAAEVLTSVRKLLKEDGRVLAVLQNSLHHARVKAYLLGQTESRSRNGFNVTEAQALFADSGFTQVSMTALVSAITEEERTFIQNLVSTVGLDTSIPYETAEILVSASNETEEMSIKRLINQVLSQTDTANSLRKLAEADPDDVIQLVERAGSEQKEELVNFLAVQLVEIGENKPALRYLQQAFEWNPQNTQTVFNLGLTMYMMAEPQLALEWFGILPERTEQVEGWIEKIRLEIAKEKYDRHRTKFLLRRIEQGLEREESASEIAQLLQDETLTVEELESEATAGLIHRAEVLTVIAAACFETNVHDPIFGLFDAALRFEPSNSFALYHLASSLHLFGEHENALVYLERIAEPDQATNELISKIRGQLQ, encoded by the coding sequence GTGTTAACGAGCATCGTCATCGCTACTTTCAATAAATTGGACTACACGCAGCAATGCATTTCCAGCATCCGGGAATATACCGAACCGGGCACCTACGAGATCATCGTGGTAGACAACCGATCGACGGACGGCACGGTGGAATGGCTCCAATCCCAACCGGATATCCGCGCGATTCTGAATGACGAAAATTTCGGATTTCCCAAGGCGTGCAACCAAGGCATAGAGATTTCGACGGGGGACAACATCCTTCTTCTGAACAACGATACGATCGTGACGAAGGACTGGCTGACCAATCTGCTGACCAGCCTGTACAGCAGCCCGGAGATCGGCGCCGTAGGCTCCGTCACCAACAGCTGCTCGTACGGACAAGCCATTCCCGTTACCTATAACAGCCTGGCGGAGATGCAAGCCTTCGCCGCCGAGCTCAATGTATCCGATCCGTCCGCATGGGAAGAGCGCCTCAAGTTGATCGGCTACTGCATGCTGATCAAAAAATCCATACTGGACGAAATCGGTTTGTTGGACGAGCGCTTCACGCCCGGAAACTACGAGGACGACGACATTTCTTTAAGGATCCGGCTGGCGGGCTTCAAACTCCTGCTTTGCAGGGATACCTTCATTCATCACTATGGGAGCGTTTCTTTCCGGGATGCACCACCGCAATACATACAGTTAATGCAGAACAACCGCCAGAAATTTCATGACAAATGGGGCTTCGATCCGGACCAAGGGAACAACTTCCGGCTCGACGTTTGCTCTTTAGTGGAGGCTGCATCCAACGACGAATTCCGCGTGCTGGAAATCGGTTGCGGCTGCGGGGGGAACCTGCTGCAGATCAAGCATCGTTTTCCTCATGCCATCCTTCATGCCACAGAACGGAACCCCGCGGCTGCAGCGGTAGCCGGCAGAATCGCAGCGGTAACTGAAGGGGAAACGGAAGAAACGCTGTCTTCCCTTCCGCGAAATTATTACGATTGGGTTTTGATCTCCGAATCCGTCTCCAAATGGCCGAACGCGGCGGAGGTTTTAACGAGTGTCCGCAAGCTGCTTAAAGAAGACGGCAGGGTGCTGGCCGTTCTTCAGAATTCCCTTCATCACGCCCGAGTGAAAGCCTATCTGCTTGGCCAGACGGAAAGCCGTTCCCGAAACGGTTTTAACGTAACGGAAGCTCAGGCCTTGTTTGCCGATTCCGGGTTTACCCAAGTAAGCATGACGGCACTGGTATCTGCCATCACCGAGGAAGAACGGACCTTTATTCAGAATTTGGTTTCCACGGTGGGGTTGGATACGTCAATCCCCTATGAAACTGCGGAAATTCTGGTATCCGCTTCGAACGAGACCGAGGAAATGTCCATAAAGAGACTCATTAACCAAGTGTTGAGCCAGACCGATACGGCGAACAGTCTCCGAAAGCTGGCGGAAGCCGATCCTGACGACGTCATTCAACTGGTTGAACGGGCAGGCAGCGAACAGAAAGAGGAATTGGTCAACTTTTTGGCGGTGCAGCTTGTTGAAATCGGGGAGAACAAACCGGCGCTCCGTTACTTGCAGCAGGCGTTTGAATGGAACCCGCAAAACACGCAAACCGTCTTTAATCTCGGTTTGACCATGTACATGATGGCAGAACCTCAATTGGCTCTGGAATGGTTCGGCATTTTGCCCGAACGCACGGAACAAGTAGAGGGATGGATAGAGAAGATTCGCCTCGAAATCGCGAAGGAAAAATACGACCGGCACCGTACCAAGTTTTTGCTTCGGAGAATCGAGCAAGGACTGGAGCGGGAAGAAAGCGCGTCGGAAATCGCTCAATTACTGCAGGATGAAACGTTGACCGTTGAAGAGTTGGAAAGCGAAGCGACGGCCGGCCTTATTCATAGAGCGGAGGTTTTGACTGTGATCGCCGCGGCTTGTTTCGAAACGAATGTACACGATCCGATATTCGGACTTTTCGACGCCGCGCTGAGGTTTGAACCGTCGAATTCTTTTGCGCTTTACCATTTGGCATCCAGTCTTCACTTATTCGGGGAACACGAGAATGCGCTTGTCTACTTGGAGCGTATCGCGGAACCTGATCAAGCGACGAATGAGTTGATTTCGAAAATAAGGGGACAACTTCAATGA
- a CDS encoding tetratricopeptide repeat-containing glycosyltransferase family 2 protein gives MQPPFLGLCMIVRNEGDLLEKCLSSTASSVDEIVIIDTGSTDSTKSIASRYTQHVYDFDWNDDFAAARNAAIERSTSTWILMLDADEYLDVPDLAELRKFLSTIPVSDPSGLVLPVYNFVGTTGSGKISESKAMRVFTRHPDLRFDRPIHEQLVSRSGRLKELEYPLIIYHTGYTTETIAYKRKNERNQAILNAMRQEGRFTPYDSFLMGNECYSQDRYEEAILHYREANQASERNKSWLPLCIGNLVNCLMKIEQFTDAYVHIIEAKRAWPEACDFYWLEGYLLAQTGFDEQAIGVLQECLRRANRKSGGQNWLISPNYGSTLPLQQLAVLHLRRFAFQEAVGNLTQLAFAVPNHLAVLVQLLKLIRTEEPERIASLLNSIYPDPGPEQKEMIGQACDQAGLASLAGQFGYSGNGANRDTAESDLTSIAETCMRLFRSGEYDRFDEIVQKQGERTLELAQLLGDAMFEDRQFEIALDYYSLLLQKNSLSGKGYENLARLYLAQGDVEEGLEFAEQALVQLPDRIELYTLLIQYLDRTSPKRDEILSLLFARFPGMLRFPLLPQ, from the coding sequence ATGCAACCACCATTCCTCGGCCTCTGTATGATCGTGCGCAACGAAGGCGACCTTTTGGAAAAATGTTTATCCAGCACCGCGTCATCCGTAGATGAAATCGTCATCATCGATACCGGCTCTACCGATTCGACAAAGTCAATTGCCTCCCGCTATACGCAACACGTTTACGACTTTGACTGGAACGACGATTTCGCCGCCGCGCGGAACGCTGCGATTGAACGGTCAACTTCTACCTGGATTCTGATGCTGGACGCGGACGAGTATTTGGACGTCCCCGATTTGGCGGAGTTGCGGAAGTTTCTGTCGACGATTCCCGTGTCGGATCCCTCAGGCCTCGTGCTGCCTGTATATAATTTCGTAGGCACGACCGGTTCCGGCAAAATCTCGGAATCCAAAGCGATGCGGGTTTTCACCCGCCATCCGGATTTGCGTTTCGACAGGCCCATCCATGAACAGCTGGTGTCCCGATCGGGACGGCTGAAAGAGCTTGAATATCCGCTGATCATCTACCATACCGGCTATACGACGGAAACCATTGCCTATAAACGCAAGAACGAAAGAAACCAAGCGATTCTGAACGCCATGCGCCAAGAAGGCCGGTTCACGCCTTACGATTCTTTCCTCATGGGGAACGAGTGTTATTCCCAGGACCGGTACGAGGAAGCGATCCTCCATTATCGCGAAGCCAATCAGGCGTCGGAGCGGAACAAGTCCTGGCTGCCCTTGTGTATCGGCAATCTCGTGAATTGCCTCATGAAAATAGAACAGTTTACCGATGCCTATGTACATATCATTGAAGCGAAACGGGCTTGGCCCGAAGCGTGCGACTTCTATTGGCTGGAGGGTTATCTGCTCGCTCAAACCGGCTTTGACGAGCAAGCAATCGGCGTCCTGCAGGAGTGTCTCCGAAGGGCGAATCGGAAGTCCGGCGGACAAAACTGGCTGATCAGTCCGAATTACGGAAGCACTCTCCCCTTACAGCAGCTCGCCGTTCTTCATCTCCGGCGTTTCGCCTTCCAAGAGGCTGTCGGAAATCTTACGCAGCTTGCCTTTGCCGTCCCGAACCATTTGGCGGTTCTCGTTCAGCTGTTGAAGCTGATCCGCACGGAAGAGCCGGAACGAATTGCTTCCTTGCTGAATTCCATCTACCCCGATCCCGGCCCGGAGCAAAAGGAGATGATCGGACAAGCTTGCGACCAAGCGGGGTTGGCCTCGCTCGCTGGGCAGTTCGGTTATTCAGGGAATGGTGCCAACCGGGATACCGCCGAGTCAGACCTAACGTCCATTGCGGAAACGTGCATGCGTTTATTCCGGTCCGGCGAGTATGACCGGTTTGACGAAATCGTACAAAAACAAGGCGAACGCACCTTGGAACTGGCCCAATTGCTGGGGGATGCCATGTTCGAAGACCGCCAGTTCGAAATTGCTCTGGACTACTACTCTCTGCTGCTGCAGAAGAATTCCCTGAGCGGTAAAGGCTACGAGAACTTGGCGAGGCTGTATCTCGCACAAGGAGACGTCGAAGAAGGCTTGGAATTCGCGGAACAAGCCCTCGTCCAGCTGCCTGACAGGATCGAGCTTTATACCCTATTGATTCAGTATCTTGATCGGACATCGCCTAAACGGGACGAGATTCTCAGCCTGCTGTTCGCCCGGTTTCCCGGAATGCTCCGATTCCCGCTTCTTCCCCAATAA
- a CDS encoding TPR domain-containing glycosyltransferase — MEKLLSLCMIVKNEEKVLARCLDSVQGYVDEIIVVDTGSSDSTKEIASRYTEHVYDFTWINDFAIAKNEAVRRATSKWILVLDADEYLDPDKKDELRGMLSELDASQPLGFVLPIFNLVESVNSGKFIESTAVRLFTNLPTVYFDRPIHEQVVYRDGELPLRNYPLSIFHTGYLEQTRKEKEKSSRNLSIFKDLKGMEEYDYFTLGNEYSSLKDYKQALYYYERALTKKTETMTIFPFVRYQIVLVLIELKRYRDAISYIDENLRRWPQYPDYYSIKASVLELLGFEEEAAALYQTALAKAEVPSAKDGRFWLIAPSLGSHIPLSNLASLSQKKHDYQQAVYYLSKLVNVNLHDHLVLFKLLNILIPSEPTESILAYLGKIFDFGRSDHLMKLLHVSLLLGHKELAGYFHDECSKRNVELLPAQQLFYAVLFNEHERFEAHLPAIDRESNPGQVNKLLFLASIIWNKPEYESYLSPSTDESEPPYELLKAMFAGIFDSGDNENEKPCDVNYIATLLIDLFKMGYYEQYDGLIQRFPAYYFILANILGDYFYNHNQLQLAIDYYSLLLDKKQLSGPGHYFLSMLYLAQGETVEGLEFLREAIRINPDQGPWYIRYLKASPKTPERATVAKEYEDRFYQNLNIDVVRQLIKGQA, encoded by the coding sequence ATGGAAAAACTGCTCTCCTTATGCATGATCGTCAAGAACGAGGAAAAAGTGCTCGCCCGTTGCCTGGACAGCGTGCAAGGCTATGTGGACGAAATCATCGTCGTCGACACCGGTTCCTCGGACAGCACCAAAGAAATCGCGTCCCGTTACACCGAACACGTCTACGATTTTACCTGGATCAACGACTTCGCCATCGCCAAAAACGAAGCCGTCCGCCGGGCGACTTCCAAGTGGATTCTCGTCCTCGACGCGGATGAATACCTGGATCCGGATAAGAAGGACGAGCTGCGCGGCATGCTGTCCGAATTGGACGCGAGCCAGCCCCTTGGTTTCGTGCTGCCAATTTTCAATCTGGTGGAGTCCGTAAATTCCGGCAAATTCATCGAATCTACCGCGGTACGGCTGTTCACGAACCTTCCTACCGTGTATTTCGACCGCCCCATCCATGAACAAGTCGTTTATCGCGACGGCGAGCTTCCGCTTCGTAACTATCCGTTATCGATTTTCCATACCGGCTATCTCGAGCAGACGAGGAAAGAGAAGGAGAAATCCTCCCGGAACCTGAGCATCTTCAAAGATCTCAAGGGAATGGAGGAGTACGACTATTTCACGCTCGGCAACGAGTACTCCAGTCTGAAAGACTATAAACAAGCGCTGTACTACTATGAACGCGCCCTTACCAAAAAAACCGAAACGATGACGATCTTCCCGTTCGTGCGTTACCAGATCGTTCTCGTTCTCATCGAGCTAAAACGTTATCGCGACGCCATCTCGTATATCGATGAAAACCTGAGAAGATGGCCTCAGTACCCGGATTATTACAGCATTAAAGCCTCCGTCTTAGAACTGCTGGGCTTCGAGGAAGAAGCCGCGGCGCTTTACCAGACGGCACTCGCCAAAGCGGAAGTCCCATCCGCCAAAGACGGGCGTTTCTGGCTCATCGCTCCGAGCTTGGGCAGCCATATCCCGCTGAGCAACCTTGCTTCGTTAAGCCAGAAAAAACACGACTACCAGCAGGCGGTTTATTATTTATCCAAACTCGTGAATGTGAACCTTCACGATCATCTTGTTTTGTTTAAGCTGCTCAACATTCTAATCCCCAGCGAACCGACAGAGTCCATTCTTGCCTACCTGGGGAAAATCTTCGATTTCGGCAGATCGGATCATCTCATGAAACTGCTGCATGTCAGCCTTCTGCTTGGCCACAAGGAGCTTGCCGGCTATTTCCACGATGAGTGTTCGAAACGGAATGTCGAATTGCTGCCCGCTCAGCAATTGTTTTACGCGGTCCTGTTTAACGAGCATGAGCGGTTTGAAGCCCATTTGCCGGCCATCGATCGGGAGTCCAATCCCGGTCAAGTGAACAAGCTGCTCTTCCTCGCCTCGATCATCTGGAACAAACCGGAGTATGAGTCCTATCTGTCTCCGTCTACCGACGAGTCCGAACCTCCGTACGAGTTGTTGAAGGCGATGTTCGCCGGCATTTTCGATTCGGGCGACAACGAAAACGAGAAGCCGTGCGACGTGAACTATATTGCGACCTTGCTCATTGATCTGTTTAAAATGGGCTACTACGAGCAATACGATGGATTGATTCAACGCTTCCCGGCCTACTACTTCATCTTGGCCAACATTCTCGGAGACTACTTCTATAACCACAACCAGCTGCAATTGGCGATCGACTACTATTCACTGTTGCTGGACAAGAAACAGCTTAGCGGTCCCGGCCATTATTTTCTCTCAATGCTTTACCTGGCTCAGGGAGAAACGGTTGAAGGACTCGAGTTCCTGAGGGAGGCTATTCGGATCAATCCCGATCAAGGCCCCTGGTATATTCGTTATCTGAAAGCAAGCCCGAAGACGCCGGAACGAGCCACAGTCGCCAAAGAGTATGAGGATCGCTTCTACCAAAATCTTAACATCGATGTCGTCCGACAATTAATAAAGGGACAGGCCTGA
- the fliS gene encoding flagellar export chaperone FliS: MNQHAHETYLRMQVNTAAPWELTTLLFNGCIKFMKQGLEGINTRNVAMKNENIKKATDIINELSYTLNKQYEVAHRLASLYDYMLHRLFTANIKMDAESLQECIGLMTELKDTWVQSMKQLPAAAKVRS; the protein is encoded by the coding sequence ATGAATCAGCATGCCCATGAAACCTACCTGAGAATGCAAGTCAACACGGCCGCGCCTTGGGAGCTGACGACCTTGCTTTTTAACGGCTGCATTAAATTCATGAAGCAGGGTTTGGAAGGGATCAACACCCGAAATGTCGCGATGAAGAACGAGAATATCAAGAAGGCAACGGACATTATTAACGAATTATCGTACACGTTGAACAAGCAATATGAAGTCGCCCACCGATTGGCTTCTTTGTACGATTATATGCTTCATCGACTGTTCACGGCCAACATTAAGATGGATGCCGAAAGCTTGCAAGAATGCATAGGGCTGATGACCGAATTGAAAGATACATGGGTGCAGTCGATGAAGCAATTACCGGCGGCGGCGAAGGTGCGCTCGTGA
- a CDS encoding flagellar protein FlaG, giving the protein MDVRSISANGVGKLDVAPVQAAILSGNSQQHTQDSYPTATALLHKEKYDLTISDQAMRKAIEKANKAMEGIDRRFEYSVHEKTGETIVKVINKDNNEVIREIPNEKFLDLMAKLQELVGLNIDEKR; this is encoded by the coding sequence ATGGACGTTCGAAGCATTTCGGCAAACGGGGTGGGCAAGCTGGACGTGGCTCCCGTTCAAGCTGCCATCCTATCCGGAAATTCACAACAACACACTCAGGATTCTTATCCCACCGCTACCGCTCTTTTGCATAAAGAGAAATACGATCTGACGATCTCGGATCAAGCGATGCGAAAAGCGATCGAGAAGGCCAACAAAGCCATGGAAGGCATCGATCGCCGGTTCGAATACAGCGTCCACGAGAAAACGGGCGAAACGATCGTCAAAGTCATCAACAAAGACAATAACGAAGTCATCCGGGAAATCCCGAATGAAAAATTCCTCGATTTGATGGCCAAGCTTCAGGAACTCGTCGGTCTGAATATCGATGAAAAGAGGTAA
- the fliD gene encoding flagellar filament capping protein FliD has product MVTRVSGINSGMDIDKMVSDLMKAERMPQDKLKQKKTTLTWTSDLYREINSKLASFKTVVDNMRLSGDWKANTGSSSNESAVTISADSTASTINHKITVTKLAAGASVSSAGGISTNTLVSTGTPITDIQAGENDQFNISLGGVSKKITLTPGSSYTDTSLAAEIQNQVNNAFGANKIQVSVNAGSLEFKALGTAGNEPQIILSDVANNSGLADLGFVSGQSNKINPKMTLGDLGYQFSTPIIPGNFLINGISINYDDSDTLTSLMNKVNNSAAGVNMSYDEVSDKIVFTTKGVGTTAQIDLQDGTSGNILTALNMTQPASEPAATPPSIVHVTGTDADVTIDGVQSYRSSNTFTTGGVTYNLKQTTTSPVTVSVSQDTDSMVTKIKDFVTKFNDTLDLLNKRVKEVKYRSFTPLTDDQKKAMQAADITLWEDKAKSGLLHNDDVLKSTINDLRGLAVATIPGATSTYNAFYKIGIGTTAYNPGSADNGKLVLDEAALRKALSEDPSSVIAVFSNQPDGVAQKMFDKVTKSIKTITQKAGAADTTVDDVTSDLGDQIHKLNVNITDFDGKLAKKEDYYYSMFAKMDSAVGTSNSQLNWLSKQFQ; this is encoded by the coding sequence ATGGTCACCAGGGTTTCGGGTATTAACTCGGGCATGGATATCGACAAAATGGTCAGCGACTTGATGAAAGCCGAGCGGATGCCGCAGGATAAATTGAAGCAGAAGAAAACGACGCTCACCTGGACATCGGATCTTTATCGGGAGATCAACTCCAAGCTGGCAAGCTTTAAGACCGTTGTCGACAACATGCGTTTGTCCGGTGACTGGAAAGCCAATACCGGTTCCTCCTCCAATGAGTCTGCCGTTACGATCTCTGCCGATTCGACGGCGAGTACGATCAATCATAAGATTACGGTCACGAAGCTGGCGGCCGGCGCAAGCGTTAGCAGCGCTGGCGGAATTTCTACCAACACTCTCGTTTCAACCGGCACTCCAATTACGGATATACAGGCTGGCGAGAATGATCAGTTCAATATTTCGCTCGGCGGCGTCTCGAAGAAGATTACTTTGACCCCGGGATCCTCTTACACGGATACATCGCTGGCAGCCGAAATTCAAAACCAAGTCAATAACGCGTTCGGCGCGAACAAGATACAGGTAAGCGTGAATGCCGGAAGCCTGGAATTCAAAGCTTTGGGAACAGCCGGCAACGAGCCTCAAATTATTTTGAGTGATGTCGCAAACAATTCCGGTCTTGCGGACCTTGGGTTCGTAAGTGGGCAATCAAATAAAATAAATCCTAAAATGACCTTGGGGGATCTTGGATACCAATTCTCAACTCCCATCATTCCAGGGAATTTTCTCATTAACGGCATATCGATTAACTATGATGATTCGGACACGTTGACTTCGTTAATGAATAAGGTAAACAATTCGGCTGCCGGCGTGAATATGAGTTATGATGAAGTCAGTGACAAGATCGTTTTTACGACCAAGGGAGTAGGAACGACCGCTCAAATCGATCTTCAAGATGGGACAAGCGGAAATATCCTTACAGCGCTTAACATGACGCAACCCGCTTCCGAGCCTGCCGCAACCCCGCCGTCTATCGTTCACGTAACCGGTACCGACGCTGACGTCACGATCGACGGCGTACAATCCTATCGAAGCAGCAATACGTTTACGACCGGCGGCGTCACCTATAACTTGAAGCAAACGACCACCTCACCGGTCACGGTTAGCGTTTCGCAGGACACGGATAGCATGGTCACCAAAATCAAAGACTTTGTTACCAAGTTCAACGATACACTCGACCTTCTAAATAAACGCGTCAAAGAAGTGAAATACCGTTCTTTCACTCCGCTGACGGATGATCAGAAAAAAGCGATGCAAGCGGCCGACATCACTTTGTGGGAAGACAAGGCGAAAAGCGGACTCTTGCACAACGATGACGTGCTGAAATCGACGATTAACGATTTAAGAGGTTTGGCGGTCGCTACCATTCCTGGAGCTACGTCCACCTACAATGCGTTCTATAAAATCGGGATCGGGACGACCGCTTACAATCCGGGGTCTGCGGACAACGGCAAGCTTGTATTGGACGAAGCCGCACTTCGTAAAGCTCTTTCAGAGGATCCGTCCTCTGTCATTGCGGTGTTCTCCAACCAGCCGGACGGCGTCGCACAGAAGATGTTCGACAAGGTGACCAAGTCGATCAAGACGATCACCCAAAAAGCCGGAGCAGCCGACACGACGGTGGATGACGTGACCTCCGATTTAGGGGATCAAATTCATAAATTGAATGTGAATATAACGGACTTCGACGGCAAATTGGCTAAGAAAGAAGACTACTACTACAGCATGTTCGCCAAAATGGACTCAGCCGTCGGGACTAGCAACTCCCAATTAAATTGGTTATCCAAACAATTCCAATAG
- a CDS encoding glycosyltransferase, with translation MKISVCLIVKNEENNLARALRSVPDSFEIVVVDTGSTDRSVPIAQQFGAVTASYEWSDDFAAARNFAGSRATGDYILALDADEELPADTEEQLLRFVQQHPGKAGCVYINNVTGEEIRRHRMVRFYPNRPEFRFAGTVHEQVYENGEPAVFEILPLQVMHYGYEENEYEVKSKFERYLPLYEKHLADHPNDGYMLYQMGKLYYSIEDWAGAERHLLLSMEQRQLDRLYYPVMLVMLGYVLKEQQRYAEAEQLLYPYVELYPDFPDLFFLLGLLAMDTGKIQAVESYFAEALKIGDTDKYTSVYGVGTFLAAYNLGVYYEVTGNKDLAGQCYRFAAEYEYEPALRRLK, from the coding sequence ATGAAAATTAGCGTTTGCCTGATCGTGAAGAATGAGGAAAATAACCTTGCAAGGGCTTTGCGAAGCGTGCCGGACAGCTTCGAAATCGTTGTCGTAGATACGGGGTCTACGGACCGGTCCGTACCGATCGCACAGCAATTCGGGGCCGTTACGGCTTCCTATGAATGGAGCGACGACTTCGCAGCCGCACGTAATTTCGCAGGCTCCCGCGCGACTGGGGATTATATTTTAGCGCTGGATGCCGACGAAGAGCTTCCTGCCGATACGGAGGAACAACTTCTGCGTTTCGTCCAACAACACCCCGGCAAGGCTGGCTGCGTGTATATTAACAACGTGACCGGTGAAGAAATTCGCAGGCATAGAATGGTAAGGTTTTATCCCAACCGCCCCGAATTTCGGTTTGCAGGTACCGTGCATGAACAAGTTTACGAAAATGGCGAACCTGCCGTTTTTGAGATTCTCCCGCTGCAAGTCATGCATTACGGATACGAAGAGAATGAATACGAAGTAAAATCAAAATTCGAGAGATATTTGCCATTATACGAGAAGCATTTGGCGGATCATCCGAATGACGGCTACATGCTTTACCAAATGGGAAAGCTCTACTATTCGATCGAAGATTGGGCGGGCGCCGAAAGGCATTTGCTGTTGAGTATGGAGCAGCGACAGTTGGATCGCCTATATTACCCTGTCATGCTGGTGATGCTGGGTTATGTACTGAAAGAGCAACAACGCTACGCCGAAGCTGAGCAACTGCTCTATCCGTATGTAGAACTATATCCTGATTTTCCGGACCTGTTCTTTTTGCTCGGCCTATTGGCCATGGATACCGGAAAAATCCAAGCCGTCGAATCGTACTTCGCGGAAGCTCTAAAAATCGGCGATACGGATAAATACACCTCCGTTTATGGAGTAGGTACTTTTTTAGCCGCCTATAATCTCGGTGTTTATTATGAGGTCACAGGCAACAAGGACCTAGCGGGTCAGTGTTACCGCTTTGCTGCTGAATACGAATACGAGCCTGCATTGCGCCGGTTAAAATAA
- a CDS encoding flagellin, which translates to MIINHNLNAMNAHRNLLSNNIAQGKSSEKLASGYKVNRAADDAAGLSISEKMRTQIRALNQAQSNAQDGISLVQTAEGAMSEISDMLSRMKELAVKATNGTYNASDLVAIDAEFKALSTAIDSIAKSTTFNGITVLNGNAGISIQIGDTTSVQNTVVISLQNVQLSSLSISGQSLGSAVGASNAIKAIDTDIGTINRVRSAFGAVQNQLEHTFNNIGATAENLQGAESRIRDTDMAKEMMNYTKLNILQSAATSMLAQANQAPQSVLQLLR; encoded by the coding sequence ATGATCATCAACCACAATCTTAACGCGATGAACGCACATCGCAACTTGCTGTCGAACAACATCGCTCAAGGCAAGTCGAGCGAGAAATTGGCTTCCGGTTACAAAGTTAACCGTGCAGCTGACGACGCAGCAGGCCTCTCGATCTCCGAGAAAATGCGTACGCAAATCCGCGCTTTGAACCAAGCCCAATCCAATGCGCAAGACGGCATCTCCCTTGTGCAAACGGCTGAAGGCGCGATGAGCGAAATCTCCGACATGCTTTCCCGCATGAAAGAACTCGCAGTTAAAGCAACGAACGGAACGTACAACGCTTCCGACCTCGTGGCCATCGACGCCGAGTTCAAAGCACTCAGCACCGCAATCGACAGCATTGCGAAGAGCACGACGTTCAACGGCATTACGGTACTGAACGGCAACGCAGGCATCAGCATCCAAATCGGCGACACGACTTCCGTACAGAACACGGTTGTCATCTCGCTGCAGAACGTACAGCTGTCTTCGCTGAGCATCAGCGGCCAGTCTCTCGGCTCGGCTGTAGGTGCTTCTAACGCAATCAAAGCGATCGATACCGACATCGGCACGATCAACAGAGTGCGTTCCGCATTCGGTGCTGTTCAGAACCAGCTGGAGCACACGTTCAACAACATCGGCGCTACGGCCGAGAACCTGCAAGGTGCAGAGTCCCGGATCCGCGACACCGACATGGCCAAAGAAATGATGAACTACACGAAGCTGAACATCCTGCAATCCGCTGCAACGTCCATGTTGGCGCAAGCAAACCAAGCGCCGCAAAGCGTTCTGCAATTGCTGCGTTAA
- the csrA gene encoding carbon storage regulator CsrA, which translates to MLILSRKKGQSIVINEEIEIFVIGIEGDQVKLGIEAPAKVKIYRKEVLDSIRESNKAAMANPSQLKAIKGFALEAVKKNEETT; encoded by the coding sequence ATGCTCATTTTATCGCGCAAAAAAGGTCAATCCATCGTCATCAATGAAGAGATCGAAATTTTCGTGATCGGCATCGAAGGGGATCAAGTGAAGCTGGGCATCGAAGCGCCGGCCAAAGTGAAGATTTACCGTAAGGAAGTGCTCGATTCGATCCGCGAGAGCAATAAGGCCGCCATGGCAAATCCAAGTCAGTTGAAAGCCATCAAAGGCTTCGCTTTAGAAGCCGTCAAAAAAAACGAAGAAACGACATAA